In Nocardia sp. NBC_00403, the DNA window CATCGCCTTCACGGCGAACGCCGGCGGCATCGGCACGCGCCCCGGTCGCACCTGGGTGGGTTCGAGAAAGATGAAACGGTCTTCTGACATGGAAAGCTGTCCTCCACTGTGAGATACTGGAACCGGAATCCGATTCCGTTTCAATTAACACTGAGGAGTGCAGACGTTGTCAACCCCATCGACGTCCGGCCGAAAAGATGCGCAGCGCAACCGGTTACGCCTACTCGAGACCGCCAGGGCGTTGTTCGCCGAGCGCGGCGACGACGTGCAGATGCCAGAGTTGGCGCGGGCAGCGGGGGTCGGGGTCGGCACCGTTTACCGGCACTTCCCCACTCGGCAGGCCCTCGTCGAAGCCGCCGCCGAGCACCGGTTCGGCGAGCTGGCCGAATACGCGCGCACCGAATGCCGCAGGCAGCCCGAGCTCGGCCGCGGGCTCGAGCTGTATCTGACCAGGGTCGGGGAGGTGCTTGCAGGCGACCGCGGACTCTCGGCCGCCATCGAAGCCGCCCGCGGAACATCGGGGACCGAACCGCGCGGCACCGCCCTGACCGAACTCGAGGCGGCCATACAGGTATTGATCGCCGACGGTCGGGCCGCGGGCACGCTGCGCGCCGACGCCACGGTCGCCGATGTCTACATGCTCGTCGGCGCGTTGTCCGCGACCATCCGCACCGGCAGTGGCGATTGGCCCCGATTCATCGAGCTCGCCATGAACGGCTTGCGTGCGTCGTGAATCATCCACGGTGACAACAAAAACCGCCCCGGAGTCCGGACGGACGCCAGGGCGGTCGACAGGCGGAGCTACTGCTGCGGGTTGTTATCCGGCTGCTGCCACGGACGACTATGGGGATCGTCGGGCCGGTATTGCTGCGAGGGTTGCGGTGGCTGTGGCTGATCCGGCGGGAACGCTTCGTGCACGGGAATCACCGGTTGATGCGGAGACGGTTCGTAGGAGCGCCGCGGTGCGGGCGTAGCGCCTTCGACCGGCGTGCGGGCATCTGCCTCCGCAGCGCGGACCGCGCGTTCGATAGCCGGATCGCGGGCCGTGTCGAACCACCCCGCGACGTCGGAATCGTCCTCCGGCTTGCTCGCCACATCATCGACCGGCGCGGGCTCGTAGCGAAAGACGCCGTCCTCGCCCTTCGTGGCGAAGTTCTGCGCGAATCCTTCGAGCGCCTTTCCGAAATCGCTCGGCACCAGCCACACCTTGTTCGCATCACCGCGCGCGACCAGCGGCAGCGTCTGCATGTATTGGTAGGCAAGCAGTTCCGGTGTCGGCTTACCGGATTTGATAGCGGCGAAGACCTTTTCGATGGCCTTCGCCTGACCCTGCGCCTGCAGGTAGGAGGCCGCGCGTTCACCCTGGGCACGCAGAATACGGCTCTGCCGTTCACCCTCGGCCGCGAGGATCGCCGACTGCTTGGCGCCCTCGGCGGAGAGAATCGCGGCCTGCTTGGTGCCCTCGGCCGTCTTGATCTGCGACTCCCGCGTGCCCTCTGCGGTGAGGATCATCGCGCGCTTCTCCCGGTCGGCCTTCATCTGCTTTTCCATCGACTCCTGGATCGACGGCGGCGGATCGATGCTCTTGAGCTCCACCCGCGCGACGCGCAGACCCCAGCGCCCGGTCGCCTCGTCCAGTACGCCGCGCAACTGCCCGTTGATCTGGTCACGCGAGGTCAACGTCTGTTCCAGCGTCATGCCACCGACCACATTGCGCAGCGTCGTCACGGTCAGCTGCTCGACCGCCGCGATGTAGTTGCTGATCTCGTATACCGCCGCCTGCGGGCTGGTCACCTGGAAGTACACGACGGTGTCGATATGCAGTGTCAGGTTGTCTTCGGTGATCACCGGCTGCGGCGGGAACGACACGACCCGCTCGCGCAGGTCCACCTTCGCCCTGATCCGATCGGCGAAAGGCACCAGGAACGTCAGCTGGCCGGACACCGTCCGCGAGTACCGTCCGAGCCGCTCGATGACGGCCGCCTCGGCCTGCGGCACCAGCGCGATCGACTTGAAGACGACCACCACGACCAGCAGCACAAGAACGGCGGCAACGATCAGTACAGCCATTACGGCCCCTTCCAGACGACGGCGGTCGCGCCGTCGATCTTCATGACGAACACCTTGGTCCCCTCCGGATATTCTTCGGTCGGATCCAGCGGCCGGGCGGTCCACACCTCACCACCCAGTTTCACCTGCCCGCTGTGCTCGGTCACCGCGTCGAGCACCAGTGCCGACTTGCCGGGCAGCGCGTCCACATTGGTCGGCGTCAGCGGCGGCTTTCCGTAGTGCCGCAACAGAACCGGCCGCACCCCCAGCATCAGGACGATCGAAACCACCGCGAAGACGATCGCGTCCACGAGCACCGATGTGTCTGCGGCAAAGCTGATTCCGGCGGTGAGGAGCGCGCCGCTACCCAACATCAGCAGAGTGAGGTCTCCGGTGAGCATCTCCGCCGCCGCGAGCAGAATCCCCGCGACCAGCCAAACAATTGCGGCCACAAAACCACTGTAGTGGTCCGGACCTCATCTGGGGGCGCGACAGACACAAGATCAGCCCTCCGTCACCGGGCGGGCCGGGCACGGTAGCTTCGGGCGGGTGAGTTCGCGTGACATGTATGGCAACGACATCTTCGGCGGGCACTCGCGCAAGCAGAAGCGGGCAGTGCCGCAGGTGACGGCGCAGCGAGACCTCGTCGTCGAAGACGCTGCCACCGGCTTCTGCGGCGCCGTGGTCGGATTCGATCGCAGCTACGACGGTGAATTCGTGAAGCTGGAAGACGGGCGCGGAGCGGTGCGGCTGTTCGCGCTGCGCGAGGCCGCGTTCCTCATCGACGGCCAACCGGTCACGCTGGTCCGGCCGGCCGCCGCCGCCGCGAAAAAGGACACTCGCTCGGCATCCGGCTCCACGCGGGTCGAAGGATTACGCGCCCGAGTCGCCCGGACCAGCCGGATCTGGGTGGAGGGCGTGCACGACGCGGCCCTCGTCGAACGAGTCTGGGGCCACGACCTGCGCGTCGAGGGCGTGGTCGTGGAACATCTGGAGGGCCTGGACAACCTGGCCGAGCGGCTCGTCGAATTCGACCCGGCCCCCGGCCGCAAAGTCGGCGTGCTGGTCGACCACCTGGTCACCGGCTCGAAGGAAACCCAACTGACCACCGGCCTCGGCCCGCATGTCCTCGTCACCGGCCACCCCTTCATCGATGTGTGGCAGGCGGTTCGCCCCGCCACCGTCGGAATCGAGGCGTGGCCGGAGGTGCCACGCGGCGAAGACTGGAAAACCGGCATCT includes these proteins:
- a CDS encoding TetR/AcrR family transcriptional regulator; the protein is MSTPSTSGRKDAQRNRLRLLETARALFAERGDDVQMPELARAAGVGVGTVYRHFPTRQALVEAAAEHRFGELAEYARTECRRQPELGRGLELYLTRVGEVLAGDRGLSAAIEAARGTSGTEPRGTALTELEAAIQVLIADGRAAGTLRADATVADVYMLVGALSATIRTGSGDWPRFIELAMNGLRAS
- a CDS encoding SPFH domain-containing protein, whose translation is MAVLIVAAVLVLLVVVVVFKSIALVPQAEAAVIERLGRYSRTVSGQLTFLVPFADRIRAKVDLRERVVSFPPQPVITEDNLTLHIDTVVYFQVTSPQAAVYEISNYIAAVEQLTVTTLRNVVGGMTLEQTLTSRDQINGQLRGVLDEATGRWGLRVARVELKSIDPPPSIQESMEKQMKADREKRAMILTAEGTRESQIKTAEGTKQAAILSAEGAKQSAILAAEGERQSRILRAQGERAASYLQAQGQAKAIEKVFAAIKSGKPTPELLAYQYMQTLPLVARGDANKVWLVPSDFGKALEGFAQNFATKGEDGVFRYEPAPVDDVASKPEDDSDVAGWFDTARDPAIERAVRAAEADARTPVEGATPAPRRSYEPSPHQPVIPVHEAFPPDQPQPPQPSQQYRPDDPHSRPWQQPDNNPQQ
- a CDS encoding NfeD family protein, yielding MAAIVWLVAGILLAAAEMLTGDLTLLMLGSGALLTAGISFAADTSVLVDAIVFAVVSIVLMLGVRPVLLRHYGKPPLTPTNVDALPGKSALVLDAVTEHSGQVKLGGEVWTARPLDPTEEYPEGTKVFVMKIDGATAVVWKGP
- a CDS encoding DUF3097 domain-containing protein codes for the protein MYGNDIFGGHSRKQKRAVPQVTAQRDLVVEDAATGFCGAVVGFDRSYDGEFVKLEDGRGAVRLFALREAAFLIDGQPVTLVRPAAAAAKKDTRSASGSTRVEGLRARVARTSRIWVEGVHDAALVERVWGHDLRVEGVVVEHLEGLDNLAERLVEFDPAPGRKVGVLVDHLVTGSKETQLTTGLGPHVLVTGHPFIDVWQAVRPATVGIEAWPEVPRGEDWKTGICRRLGWGTPQEGWRRVYNAVESFRDLEAPIIGAVERLIDFVTEPEQ